A window from Gossypium raimondii isolate GPD5lz chromosome 7, ASM2569854v1, whole genome shotgun sequence encodes these proteins:
- the LOC105799604 gene encoding protein ACTIVITY OF BC1 COMPLEX KINASE 7, chloroplastic isoform X2, giving the protein MTVILASHSCYSCNYEMMNQGRAVGTLSFSGSISNNFVNLERQIYCLPMTGKSFRFQVEMQQTEPTPKVGINGRAVKMVPASEVVKRQAPATRKVEQVNGVKQVINGNGASIVRRKNSPSLVKMPISRVSKDLPPLEELKILPSDENFSWANENYSSLQRSIDVWSFVISLRVRVLLDNAKWAYAGGFTEDKQKKRRRTTASWLRERVLQLGPTFIKLGQLSSTRSDLFPREFVDELAKLQDKVPAFSPKKARGFIEKELGAPIHVLFKEFEDQPIAAASLGQVHRAVLHNGEKVVVKVQRPGLKKLFDIDLRNLKLIAEYFQNSETLGGPSRDWVGIYEECSTILYQEIDYINEGKNADRFRRDFRNIKWVRVPMVFWDYTATKVLTLEYVPGIKINQLDALDARGYNRSRISSHAIEAYLIQILRTGFFHADPHPGNLAIDVDESIIYYDFGMMGEIKSFTRERLLELFYAVYEKDAKKVMQSLIDLGALQPTGDLSSVRRSVQFFLDNLLDQRPDQDTTLAAIGEDLFAIAQDQPFRFPSTFTFVLRAFSTLEGIGYILDPNFSFAKIAAPYAQELLDIRQRQRTGSQLVQEIRKQADDARSYTMSMPYRVQRIEEILKQLESGDLRLRVRVLENFLTV; this is encoded by the exons ATGACAGTAATACTGGCTTCACACAGTTGTTATTCCTGcaattatgaaatgatgaatcAAGGAAGAGCAGTGGGTACTCTCAGTTTCTCGGGAtctatttcaaataattttgtgaatCTCGAGAGGCAAATATATTGTCTGCCTATGACAGGTAAGTCATTCAGGTTTCAAGTTGAAATGCAACAAACTGAACCAACCCCAAAAGTAGGAATCAATGGCCGAGCTGTTAAAATGGTGCCTGCGAGTGAAGTAGTGAAAAGACAGGCTCCTGCCACTAGGAAAGTGGAGCAGGTAAATGGTGTAAAGCAGGTTATAAATGGAAATGGTGCTAGCATAGTTAGGAGAAAAAACAGTCCATCCCTTGTAAAGATGCCTATATCGAGAGTGTCTAAAGACCTTCCACCATTAGAGGAGTTAAAGATTCTGCCTTCAGATGAAAATTTCAGTTGGGCCAATGAGAATTACAGTTCCTTGCAAAGGAGTATAGATGTTTGGtcttttgttatttctttaCGTGTACGAGTTCTATTGGACAATGCCAAATGGGCATATGCAGGGGGCTTCACTGAGGATAAGCAG aaaaagaggagaagaacaACTGCCTCATGGCTAAGAGAGCGTGTATTGCAACTCGGTCCCACTTTTATTAAGCTTGGACAGTTATCATCGACAAGATCAGATTTATTTCCGCGTGAGTTTGTCGATGAGCTTGCCAAATTGCAG GATAAAGTCCCTGCATTCTCTCCAAAGAAAGCAAGGGGCTTCATTGAGAAGGAACTGGGAGCTCCTATTCATGTACTGTTTAAGGAATTTGAGGACCAGCCAATTGCTGCAGCTAGCCTTGGTCAG GTACATCGGGCTGTTCTGCATAATGGGGAGAAAGTTGTTGTCAAGGTTCAAAGGCCTGGTCTTAAGAAGCTTTTCGACATCGATTTAC GAAATCTAAAGCTAATTGCTGAGTATTTTCAAAATAGTGAAACTCTTGGTGGTCCATCAAGAGATTGGGTTGGTATATATGAGGAATGCTCGAC GATTTTGTATCAAgaaattgattatataaatgAAGGGAAAAATGCTGATAGGTTTCGTCGAGATTTTCGAAATATAAAGTGGGTCCGCGTACCT ATGGTGTTTTGGGATTACACTGCTACAAAGGTGTTGACGTTGGAGTATGTACCAG gcattaaaatcaatcaattagatGCATTAGATGCTCGAGGATATAATCGTTCTCGAATTTCATCACATGCCATTGAAGCATACTTGATTCAG ATACTGAGAACTGGTTTCTTTCATGCTGATCCGCATCCTGGAAATCTTGCTATTGATGTAGATGAATCAATCATCTATTATGATTTTGGCATGATGGGGGAGATTAAATCTTTCACTCGTGAGAGATTGCTAGAACTTTTCTATGCAGTGTATGAGAAAGATGCGAAAAAG GTTATGCAGAGCCTCATAGATCTTGGAGCTCTTCAACCCACAGGAGATTTGTCCTCG GTGAGGAGATCCGTGCAATTCTTCTTGGACAATTTATTGGACCAGAGGCCAGATCAGGACACTACTTTAGCTGCAATAGGAGAG GATTTGTTTGCAATAGCTCAGGATCAACCATTCCGGTTCCCATCCACATTTACCTTTGTTTTGAGAGCATTTTCCACACTCGAAG GTATTGGCTACATACTTGATCCTAATTTCTCCTTTGCAAAGATTGCTGCACCTTATGCACAG GAGCTTTTAGATATTAGACAAAGGCAGCGAACAGGGAGCCAACTAGTGCAAGAGATAAGGAAACAAGCTGATGAT GCCAGGTCCTACACCATGTCTATGCCCTACAGAGTTCAGCGAATAGAGGAAATCCTTAAACAACTTGAATCAGGAGATTTGAGACTCCGAGTCCGGGTGCTAGAG AACTTTCTAACAGTCTGA
- the LOC105799604 gene encoding protein ACTIVITY OF BC1 COMPLEX KINASE 7, chloroplastic isoform X1, with amino-acid sequence MTVILASHSCYSCNYEMMNQGRAVGTLSFSGSISNNFVNLERQIYCLPMTGKSFRFQVEMQQTEPTPKVGINGRAVKMVPASEVVKRQAPATRKVEQVNGVKQVINGNGASIVRRKNSPSLVKMPISRVSKDLPPLEELKILPSDENFSWANENYSSLQRSIDVWSFVISLRVRVLLDNAKWAYAGGFTEDKQKKRRRTTASWLRERVLQLGPTFIKLGQLSSTRSDLFPREFVDELAKLQDKVPAFSPKKARGFIEKELGAPIHVLFKEFEDQPIAAASLGQVHRAVLHNGEKVVVKVQRPGLKKLFDIDLRNLKLIAEYFQNSETLGGPSRDWVGIYEECSTILYQEIDYINEGKNADRFRRDFRNIKWVRVPMVFWDYTATKVLTLEYVPGIKINQLDALDARGYNRSRISSHAIEAYLIQILRTGFFHADPHPGNLAIDVDESIIYYDFGMMGEIKSFTRERLLELFYAVYEKDAKKVMQSLIDLGALQPTGDLSSVRRSVQFFLDNLLDQRPDQDTTLAAIGEDLFAIAQDQPFRFPSTFTFVLRAFSTLEGIGYILDPNFSFAKIAAPYAQELLDIRQRQRTGSQLVQEIRKQADDARSYTMSMPYRVQRIEEILKQLESGDLRLRVRVLESERAARKATILQMATMYTVLGGTLVNLGVTFSSQGSQIIANGSFVGAGVFLTLFLRSMQRVKKLDKFEKMI; translated from the exons ATGACAGTAATACTGGCTTCACACAGTTGTTATTCCTGcaattatgaaatgatgaatcAAGGAAGAGCAGTGGGTACTCTCAGTTTCTCGGGAtctatttcaaataattttgtgaatCTCGAGAGGCAAATATATTGTCTGCCTATGACAGGTAAGTCATTCAGGTTTCAAGTTGAAATGCAACAAACTGAACCAACCCCAAAAGTAGGAATCAATGGCCGAGCTGTTAAAATGGTGCCTGCGAGTGAAGTAGTGAAAAGACAGGCTCCTGCCACTAGGAAAGTGGAGCAGGTAAATGGTGTAAAGCAGGTTATAAATGGAAATGGTGCTAGCATAGTTAGGAGAAAAAACAGTCCATCCCTTGTAAAGATGCCTATATCGAGAGTGTCTAAAGACCTTCCACCATTAGAGGAGTTAAAGATTCTGCCTTCAGATGAAAATTTCAGTTGGGCCAATGAGAATTACAGTTCCTTGCAAAGGAGTATAGATGTTTGGtcttttgttatttctttaCGTGTACGAGTTCTATTGGACAATGCCAAATGGGCATATGCAGGGGGCTTCACTGAGGATAAGCAG aaaaagaggagaagaacaACTGCCTCATGGCTAAGAGAGCGTGTATTGCAACTCGGTCCCACTTTTATTAAGCTTGGACAGTTATCATCGACAAGATCAGATTTATTTCCGCGTGAGTTTGTCGATGAGCTTGCCAAATTGCAG GATAAAGTCCCTGCATTCTCTCCAAAGAAAGCAAGGGGCTTCATTGAGAAGGAACTGGGAGCTCCTATTCATGTACTGTTTAAGGAATTTGAGGACCAGCCAATTGCTGCAGCTAGCCTTGGTCAG GTACATCGGGCTGTTCTGCATAATGGGGAGAAAGTTGTTGTCAAGGTTCAAAGGCCTGGTCTTAAGAAGCTTTTCGACATCGATTTAC GAAATCTAAAGCTAATTGCTGAGTATTTTCAAAATAGTGAAACTCTTGGTGGTCCATCAAGAGATTGGGTTGGTATATATGAGGAATGCTCGAC GATTTTGTATCAAgaaattgattatataaatgAAGGGAAAAATGCTGATAGGTTTCGTCGAGATTTTCGAAATATAAAGTGGGTCCGCGTACCT ATGGTGTTTTGGGATTACACTGCTACAAAGGTGTTGACGTTGGAGTATGTACCAG gcattaaaatcaatcaattagatGCATTAGATGCTCGAGGATATAATCGTTCTCGAATTTCATCACATGCCATTGAAGCATACTTGATTCAG ATACTGAGAACTGGTTTCTTTCATGCTGATCCGCATCCTGGAAATCTTGCTATTGATGTAGATGAATCAATCATCTATTATGATTTTGGCATGATGGGGGAGATTAAATCTTTCACTCGTGAGAGATTGCTAGAACTTTTCTATGCAGTGTATGAGAAAGATGCGAAAAAG GTTATGCAGAGCCTCATAGATCTTGGAGCTCTTCAACCCACAGGAGATTTGTCCTCG GTGAGGAGATCCGTGCAATTCTTCTTGGACAATTTATTGGACCAGAGGCCAGATCAGGACACTACTTTAGCTGCAATAGGAGAG GATTTGTTTGCAATAGCTCAGGATCAACCATTCCGGTTCCCATCCACATTTACCTTTGTTTTGAGAGCATTTTCCACACTCGAAG GTATTGGCTACATACTTGATCCTAATTTCTCCTTTGCAAAGATTGCTGCACCTTATGCACAG GAGCTTTTAGATATTAGACAAAGGCAGCGAACAGGGAGCCAACTAGTGCAAGAGATAAGGAAACAAGCTGATGAT GCCAGGTCCTACACCATGTCTATGCCCTACAGAGTTCAGCGAATAGAGGAAATCCTTAAACAACTTGAATCAGGAGATTTGAGACTCCGAGTCCGGGTGCTAGAG TCTGAGAGAGCTGCACGGAAGGCAACAATTCTGCAAATGGCAACCATGTACACAGTACTAGGAGGGACCCTGGTAAACCTAGGTGTCACCTTCAGCAGTCAGGGAAGCCAAATTATTGCAAACGGATCATTCGTTGGAGCAG GAGTTTTCTTGACACTTTTTCTTAGGTCAATGCAAAGGGTGAAGAAGCTTGATAAATTCGAGAAGATGATATGA